AAGAGCTCGGGTTACCACAACCTAGGACTCTTCCCCTTCAAGACGCTCCACTCACAGTAGAATACGGCACTCTCAGGCAGGAATATCTCCCCTCTCTTCCACCCCTTCTGAAAAAACCAACTTGTTCAGCGCTTCCAAAAGGGACGTTTCTTCTTTAGCACTTTATTCGCGATTCCCACAGCCTCACGGAATGTTTTCTTAGTCAGGTTTTTTGCTAGCAAAAGAGTTCTCTTGCTCAGAAAACGTCGGGCGTCGAAGTTTTGGCTTCGAGGGTGGCTGTGCTCTCCCTTTCGGTTGAGTCTGGCTAAAAAATGGCCATATCTCTTCAGGGCGCTCGCTAACTCTTCCTCGGTCGCTTCTAGGCCAATTGTCCGAGCGGCCAGGCTCACTTGGTCTTTAGTAAACGGGATCTTTTTGCCATATTGAAGGGGGAGAACGCGCTCAGGATTTTCCCGAGCAGCCTCGAGGGCAGCCGAAACATGATGGACCCAAAGAGGGAGAAATCTCTGGAAAAACGTGTCCAAATCAACCCCTTCTGCCGACTCCTGCTTCTGAGCGCGAAGGAAGTGGTAATGAGAATAGAGGCAGCTCAGAGGCGATCGGAAGAGATAGAGAATGGGCCCCGAAGACCGGACACGGACTTGGCTGAGATTATGAGATTTAAACAAGGGGCGAATCAGCTGGCTTACTGGTTGCGGTCTGGCCCTCCGAGCATTGTAGGCATTGGGGACGACCTCGCTCGATTTAAAGCAGTCTTTGACTTTGGAAGACCTGGCTTTTTCAAAGTCGAGCTGGTAAGTATAGAGCTCTTCGGGATGTCGCCCCAAACGCTGATTGACAAGGTCCGCCAAGAGCAGGCGAAGCCAACGGGAGCCGGACCTCGGAAAACAGACGAGGAAATGGTCGTCTCTCTCGATCGCGTTCACGAACCGCTCAGGAAGCGGCATGAATTCTTCAGGGATGTTGGCTTGTTCGGAAGAAGGCGGGGCGGAAGCACGAGGCACATTCAAAGCCAGGAGGGAAAAATTGAGTGTTGGGAACGTAGCAACCGTCGAATTTTCGCTTGCTTCCACTTGTCGCTTTCTTTGCTCGAGTTGCTGAACCATCTTTTTTCTCTCAGGGGACTGGTAGGAATTCGCGTTGGTCCAACCAAGGAATGAAGCGACCCACCCTCCTGCGAGGCGTGACCCTCGGGAATTTTTCTAGAAACTCCGGTTGCCTTGAGACGGTGTCTCACTACGATCCCTTATGCGCCATCCTCAACTTCTTACCCTATGTGTCGTAGTGCTGTCTTTCGGCAGTGTTTTCGCTGAAGAATTCAGGCCCATTGAGCCTTTGACGGTCATTGGTTCACCGGAACTGGTGAAACAACAGACGGGCTCAGCCGCATTCGTGGACGCGGAAGAGTTTCGTCGCCAAGGTTACACCAATGTGAATCGAATCCTCCAGCGGATCCCAGGGGTTTATGTCCGAGAGGAGGACGGTTACGGAAACTTCATCAATATCTCCATCCGGGGCGCGGACGGCACTCGCTCTGAAAAGGTGACTATCATGGAAGACGGGATTCTCTCGGCTCCGGCTCCTTATTCAGCGCCGGCCGCCTATTACAACCCGAAAACCGCTCGTATGGCAGGGATCGAGGTCCTCAAGGGTTCAAGTCAGGTCCGCTATGGGCCGCACACCACTGGAGGCGTGATCAACTTCCTTTCCACGCCCGTGCCCGAAGAGCGCTCAGGATACCTTCGGTATACCTTCGGGAGCGACAATACCCAGCTCATTCATGGTTGGTATGGCGATGTTTTTGAGACTGACTTTGGCAAGTTTGGCTTCGTGGCGGAGTGGCACGGCCAATCCACAGACGGCTACCGCAGCATTCCCGGCGTCGATCAAGATACTGGTTTTGATCTCTACGAGCCCATGTTGAAAATCTATTGGGAGCCGAAAACCAGCTTTGAACAGCGCTTTGAGTTCAAGGTCGGCTACACTGATTTCGATGCGGACGAGAGCTACCTTGGGCTGGCCGAGAGTGACCTCGATCGCAATCCTTACAGCCGTTACCTGGGGTCGGCTCTCGACAACTTCGACTCCGACCACCTCCGGCTTTACCTCCGCTGGACCGGCCGTCCCACGGACAATCTCAGCCTTGAATCCACCGCCTACTACAATCGCTTCAATCGGAATTGGTTCCGGATCGACCACGTGGGCACGACCCAAAACCCAGCTGTCGATTCCCGAGGCCGCATCGTCGGGCGGAGTGATTTGCACCTTGCCCTCTTGGAGAACGGTAACGCTTTCCTCCCCGTCCTTCGGGGCGACGCTCCGGGCGCTTACGGCATCCGAGCCAGTAATCGCTCGTATGCCTCCCTTGGTATCCAGAATGCGGCCACTTATACCCTCTCCACTGGACCCGTGGATCATGCCCTTACTGGTGGCTTCCGTTTCCATCACGATTACGTGGACCGCTTCCAGTGGGTGGACATCTACAACACGGATGGCAATGGAAACCTGACCCTGGCTCGGAGCGGAACTCCTGGAGATGAATCGGATCGGCGCCAAGAGACGACTGCGGCTTCGATTTTCCTTCAAGACGAGGTCACTTGGAACAAACTGAAAGTCGTCCCCGGTGTCCGCTTTGAGTTTTTGGACTACGATCTCAACGAGCGTGGTGTCGGGGAATCTGGAAATCTCGATACCTGGGCCGCTGGGATCAGTGCCAGCTATGAGCTGACCGACGAAAGTCTCCTTTTCGGTGGGATCCACCGTGGAATCTCAACTCCTGGACCGGCCGAGTTCTTCTCTCGCGGAATCGAAGTGGAAGAGTCAATCGGATATGAATTGGGCATTCGCCACAGCAAAGAGGACTATTTCTATGCGGAACTGGTCGGCTTTTTGACTGATTTCGAAAACTTGGTGGGAACGGACGCCGGTCTTGGAGCAGCTTTGTCCAATAGCGTGAATGCCGGGGAAGCCACCACTTGGGGCTTCGAGGGCACGGTCAGCTATGATTATGCCGCCCAAAAAGGTTGGGGCTTTGGTCTCCCAGCTTATTTCAACGCCACCTTCACCAGCGCGGAACTTGAGAGCGCGCTCAGTAGCGGCGGCGGCGATGGCATTTTCGCCGGTGGCACCGCCGGTGCCGATATTCCCTATGTCCCAGCCTGGACACTCGCTGCCGGCATCGCCCTACAATATGAGAAGTTTGCTTTCAATGTGGACGCGATCTGGGTCGATGAAACCTTTGGAACCGCCGCTAACCTGGATGGTCCGGTCACCACTAGCCGCCAAGGCAAAACGGACAGCTACTTCCTCCTCGACCTGTCCGCCTCCTACGCTATCAACAAATACCTGACCATCCTCGGTGGTATCCAGAATGTTTTCGACACGGAGTATGTCAGCAGCCGACTGCCCGAAGGTCCCCGGGTGGGTGCCCCGCGCAGCTTGTATGCTGGCTTTGAAACCAGATTCTGAGCCGAAGGAGCTCGATTTTCCTTTCCTGGGCGGCTTCGACGAAGCCGCCCAGGTTTTTTATCTATTTGTCTTTGATCAGGCCTCCCGTGCGATTCAGAAAGCCCGGCTGTCGGGAAATCCCTGTCACGAAGAGGCTCGTTCCACCCTTTGCTAGTTGAATCAGGAATTCATGCCGCTCCCCGAAGGGTTTCTCAGCGCCCTTCAGCCGACAGACTCCTTTTTGGTCTGTTTCCCTCGTTCTGGATCTCGTTGGTTGCGGCTTCTGCTCTCAGACATAGTCAACCAACTCCTCGACCGAGATCCGAGCGGGCTGTATGACACTCAACTGGAAGTCGAGACCGGGACACTCCGTTACCAATCGAACTGCCTCGAAGCCAAAGAAGTCATCCCCAATGGTTACGTGGACCCACGAGAGCTCCCCGTGGAGCTGAGCGGTCTCATCGATCCAATTTTCAAGTCTCACAATTTCACACAACTCTCCTCCCGCCCCTCCGCTCGCATTCTCTACCTCTTCCGAAAGCCCGAGAACTGCTTGTTTTCGCACTACCACTACCTCCTCAAAAAAAAGCACCCCTCCACTCTCGAGCAGACTCTCTCGGAGTTCTTCCTTCAGTGGTTCCCTGTATGGACCAAGCACGTTTCGGCGGTCACCCTCAAGGCCACTCCAGACCCTTCCCCCTTCGCCCTGGTCCAATACCAAGACGAGATCCCGTTTTCCTGCCAGCAACTTCGACTGGCCGCTCGCTTCCTTCATCTGGACTACTCCTCCGGCATGGAGAAAGCCGCCTTTGATCGATTCTCTTGCTTTCTCACAACGCTCAATCAATCGGGAGAACACAGCTACCCTCGCTGTCAAAATATCGATCTCTCGGACTTATTGGAAACTCCCGCCCTCCGAGAAGTCTGGGCCCGCAGCCGCGCCGCTTTTGAGAAGGCCAGTCGGCTGGCTACGCAGCACTTGCGCTCGGACGGGGAGGAAAGAAGAAGTTGATTGGCAAATAAGCGCTCGCCTCCTAAGGTGACCTCCCGCCATAGTGGCGGAAAAAACCTATACCTTCATGTCATCCCAAGCACTTCAAGTCGGTTTTGTCGGGGGCGGGCCCCGTGCCATGGAACATCTCTCCGGCCTCCGCTCCTTAGCCGGGGAGATTCAAGTCAGCTTCCTTTGCGATGTCAGCGAAGCCGCCTTGGAGCGGGCCAAATCCCTCCTCCCAGGCACAGCTCTCGGGACAGATTTGGACGCTCTTGTAAAGAGCCACCCTTGCGACCTGCTCGTCCTATGTCTTCCGCCTTTTGCTTCCCGTAAGAAAATCGCCGCCAGCCTCGGGCAAGCGCCTCACCTCAGAGCCATTCTGGTAGAAAAGCCTGCCGCGGCCTCGGTCGCCTTGGCTGAAGAAGCTTTCGGCAAGCTGACCATACCGGTCTTTCTCTGCCATCAAATGAGGCTCCTCCCTTGGTTCGAGGCCTTCCAAAACCAGGTCGCCGTCCTCCGCCAAAGAGGGCCCGTGGAGTTTCAGGGAAACTGCCTAGGGAAGCTCTTCGACCAAGGCATTCATTTGCTCGATCTCGTTTACTCTCTAGTCGGCTCTCTACCGGAGGAGGTCTCCCAGGTCATAGCCGAAGAGGACCCGGCCCGAGTTAGCGCCCAAGCACCGGTGCCAGCCAACTGGCGAGTGGACCGTAAGCACCCAGGGCCCGTCCAAACCAACATTCAGGCCCAATGGACCTCGGGCGATTCTCTCTCCTTCAGCTGTGGCCCCAACGGCGCTCCCGACTGGTTGGACAAGAAACTCCGAGTCCAGCAGGGAGAAGATTGGGTCGAAATCACGACCGATGGGGTCCGGCACGGTGGGCCCTTTTTTGCGGAAACTGAAAACATCCAAGGAAGCACCCAAGAATATCTGGGGGCCACCACCAGCTGCTACCGGGAAATCCGAAGATGGCTTCTCGAGGAGGGGGAAGCGCCCAGACTGCCGCGCTTGCAAGATCACTTGCCCCAAATGAGCTGGTGCGAGAATATCGAGCGCTTTCCGCAAAAAGAGCGCCTACCCAAGCCGCACTGGATTCGGGAAAACCAAACGACACCGCAGATCGGCGTCGTCATCCCGCTGAGCGACCATCGGAACATGGCCCCGATCTGCGTTCGCAGTTGGACCCAAGGGCAGGAAGCCGCTCCCGATGACTTCCAGCTCATTCTCATCGCCAATCGAGACACCCGAGAACTGGGTGAATCCCTCCGGCCCTTCCTGAGAGACCACGACCTGATCCTCCAGACTGAGCAACCTTCGGCCGCTCTGGGCCAGGGAGACATGGAAGAGTATGTCGCTGGGATCGAAGCCACCGATTCCGAATGGCTTTTTCTCACGGAACCCCATTGCGAGGCCCCACCAGAATTGACCGCGGAGATCCGCCACTATTTTGAGAACAACGAGGCCGCCGGATTCTGTTCCTCTTGCACGGACGGCTACGCCACTCCCTGGGGCCGGATGGAAGCCCTCTTCTTTGGCGAAGGGTTCCATGACTGGCGGCAGCCCGGCCACTGGGCGAAGATGGTCATCCGTGGCTTTGGAATTCGCCGAAAGGCCTACGAATTGGCTGGAGGGCTCCGGCTGGACTACGGCCGTTTCAGTGAATGGCTGCTGGCAGGCGACCTCCATAGACAAGGGCTCTACATCGCGCACGCTCCCGGTGTTCGAGTGATTCATCACTACACTCCAGACAAAATTTACCTCGACGAAGCAATCGAGGAATTCGTCAAGGGGCAGGCGAAATACCTGCTCGACGTGCCGGAAGACGATCGGCTCCCCTACTTCCCCAATCCTCCGCTCGACTTCCCAGGCGCGCTCGATTGGCGCGAACTGGAGCGGAAGGCAGTCAAACTTGCCGGCCATAAAAGAGCCGGTTGGCTTCCTTCCCTCTCCCCTGTCCAGAAGGCGGCTCTCACCCGCGACTGGAACGCTTGGCTGGTGAGACTACTTGCTTGGTGGAACCCCAAGGGGGCTCTCCCCTTTTTCGCCCGCTACTATGAAGCCCAGACCCTGCGCTGCCTTCTGCATTACCTCGAACTGGCTTCCCGAAACGCCTCTCCCGCCGCCAGACTGGGTGACGAGCAACGTTGGGAGGCGCAAGAAAGTGGGATTCCTCTTCTTCCGGGAATGTTCCAGAAGGAAAACTATCAAGGCAAAGCCTTTCACTGGGCCAAACCCGTCTTCGGTATTCCTCTGACCATCTCCCCGCAGGCCAAAACCCTCGAGCTCTCCGCCCTGCCGCTGGTCAAGGCCAATGGGAAAGGATCTCCTGCTCTCTTGTGCAGCCTCTCTCCGGAAAAGAAAATCGAGGCCGAGGTCGAACGCGATGACGATCTCATCAAATTCCAATTCGATCTCAGCCAAATCGAGCGGGCGGAGTCTTCTCAAGACTGCTGGGTCGGCATCATGTCTCAACCCATTGAGGCGGCCTCCCCTGAAACGCGCGAACTCGCCCTCCCCGTCACCTCCATCTCACTAGTAAGCTAAGCCTCTCGCCATTTCCCTTGATCCCGGATCAAGAGCTGGGGTAGCCGAAGCGGACTAAGGTCTCGGCGAAGGTTTGGTTGAGTTGGGTAAGGGTTACGCGGGAGAGGTGTTCGCGAAATTGTTGAGTTTTCCCACTTCGCTGGTGACCACCCACTTCTTCGACCGTCTTGGGTCGAGATCGTTCCCTGAGTTCTTCGAGCGCTCCTGTTTTCACAGGCACGAATTCACTCAACCGTTCGGCAAAGGTTTCCCAATCCTCGATCATATCCTCATAACGCAGGAGAAGCGCCTCGTTGGCGTTTTCTATCAATTCCGCCGCAAGCTGGAAGTTCTCTTGCAGTCGCGAGGAATACCCCAGCGCATAATCATCTATACTCAACGACAAAAGATACGCCCGGGACTTTCGCTGTCGCTCAGCAATCTCGGGAACGGTGCTTTCCCGATGGGAGTAGCGAAAGGAAAAGTAAGCGGAGACGATGATGTCGCGGGGATCCCTTACAAAAAATAAACAGCGCTTGCCGGCCACAAACTCGCTGGTAGCCGCCTGCCGAATCAAATACCAGTATTCCTGCGTTGGCTCCTTTTCGGAGTTGGTGGCCGGAATTGCTGACAAGCGCAAGGGGCCGTAAACATGGCCCTTGGGATGAAACACGATTTGCTGGGCTTGAGTGATCTCGCCAGCGCTGATTTGGCGAGCGTAATCAATATGGTGATACCCGAGAAATTGCTTCAAGCCGAAGACCGAGAACAAGGTGCTGGCGCTCTTGTGAAAGGTATAGAAGAAGATGGATTCGGGAGGCTCCTGGCTCTCTCTCCCGCTCCCCCCTTCAGGACGCTCTCTTTTTGAAGCGAAGAGTCTTCTTAAAAACTTCATAGGGGCGGTGTGCGGGAGCTACGGGCGGTTGCATCCGGCAGGCTATCAGACGGTCTGGGCAAATTGCAGTTCCACCACTCGCCGATAGCCATCACAACTCTCAACAAGCTGGTGGTGGGAACCATGCGAGAACAAACGACCTTCCTTCATAAAGAGAATGCAGTCCGAATTGAGGACCGTCGCCAGCCGGTGGGCAATGGCAATGACTGTCTTGCCTTCGGCCAAGCGGTCCAAGGCCTCTTTGATCCGCTGTTCTGATTCGGAGTCGAGAGCCGAGGTCGCCTCATCCAAGAGTAAGATGGGGGCATCTTTCAGAAACGCCCGCGCGATTGAGACGCGCTGCTGCTGTCCTCCCGAGAGCTTGGTTCCCTTGTCCCCCACGATCGTTTCATACCCCTCCTCCTGGGCGAGGATGAAGTCGTGGGCATGGGCTTTACGGGCCGCCTCCTCGATTTCTTCCCGAGTGGCATCCAATTTTCCGTAGCGAATGTTGTTCTCGATGGTGTCGTGAAAGAGAAAGCTATCCTGGCTGACAAAGGCCACCAGTTTTCTTAGCTCTCGCTGCTTGATCTCGCGCAAGTTTTCCTCATCCAGAAAAATATTGCCTTTACGGGGATCATAAAATCGGAGGATGAGCGAAAAGAGAGTCGACTTCCCGGCCCCGCTCTCGCCCACCAAGGCATACCGGCAATTCTTTTGGAAATCGAAGGTGAAGTTTTTGACCGCACTGACCTTTTTTGAATAGGAGAAAGTGACCTCGTCGAATCGAATGGAGGCCGCTTCGGGAGAGGCCGGTTTGGCCTCGGGGTCATCCTCGACGGACACCGGCGCATCAATCACACTGAAGACCCCATTGGCCGCAATCATGAATCGCTTGGTCTGGATCTGGAGGCGACTGAAGGCCTTCACATGGGGATACATCGCAATCAATGTGATGTAGCGGAACCAGAAATCATTGGCCTCCATCCCCACGCTGGAGGCATAGACCAGACCGGCAGCGATGCCGAGGGAAGCGACCGTTTCGACTAAGGGAGGGACAATCTCGAGCGCCTTGGTCCAACGCATCTGCATGCGAATCATCCCATCACTCGCCTCCTGGAAGCGCCCTTCTTCATAGGGCTCGCGGGCATAGGACTTGATGAGTTTGATCCCCGCCATGGATTCCTGGATTCGCACCAGCAATTGCCCGGCTTGCTCCTCTTCGTTTCGTCCGGAATGTCGCACCCGGTTCCCAAAGTAGATCACCGGAAACATGCAGAGGGGAAAGACGAAGAGGGCACAGATCGCGAACATCCAATCCGCCGAAAAGAGCGCCACCACGTAGGAGAGAATGGCTACCGGGTGTTTCACCGCGTCCACCACCAGGGTGACCCCGGCTTTGGAGAGCATTTGGGATTGGTTGAAGAGAGTCTGAATGAGGTGCCCTGACTTTCGCTGATTGAAGAATTTCAGCGATTGCGCCATCAGCTTTTCATAGACCTCTCGCCGGATTTCCTGGAGCGCCTTGTTGCTCACCAAAATCATGAAATAGCGATTCAAATAGGTCAGCAGACCCCGACCGGCCATCATGAGAGGAATGATTCCACAGACACCCATCACGCCCCACAAACCGGAAGCGCTGTCTTCCGCCTCGGTGGCGGCGGCTTCCACAATCTTGCCGGCCGGACCCTCGGCGGTGATCTCGCCGATCAAAGCAAAATCAATAATCGCTTTGAAGACAAAGAGCATCAAGGCGTTGAAGGGGCCAGCGATCGCTCCGAAGACCAAGGCGAGGATCAAGAGCTTCTTGAAGGGCTTGATGTATTTGGCAGAGCGCTTGAGGTGAGCGAGTTCCTGCTTTTCAAAAAGTCGAAAACGCATGGTGGGCGGTCTCCCTACGCAGGCGGTCGGACATTGACAAGTGCTTAATCCATCGCCCCGCTTGGTGGCCTTTCAGCGGAAAAGAAGCACGGGAACATGACAGGTCCGCAAGAGGGCGGTGGTGGTGCTGCCGATGATGAGCTGCCGGATGCGGGAGTGGCCGTAGGCGCCCATGACCAAGAGATCGATGCCGCGGGCTTCCACTTCGGCCGCGATGGTTTCTTCCGGATCACCCACCACGAACTCTGCTTCGACCCGCCGATGGGCCCCCCGCAAGCCAGTGGCCACGTTTTGTAATTCCCGCTCGAGCGATTCATTTTCCCGACCCGTCGAGAGCAAGGTGATCTTCAGCTCCTCAAACAAAGGGTTGGTGGCGGCAAAATGGACCGCTTTCAAGGCACTCGGGCCACGATCGAAGGCGATGAGGACCTTTTGGATCGGCTGGAAGGCTCGGGAGGCCACTAGAACCGGAATCTGCGAAGAACGCACCACTCGCTCCAAATTGCTCCCGATGTGCCCCTTGGCGAAATCGGCGTGCTCACCCCGCTTCCCGATAATCACCAGAGACGCGTCCTCCTCAAGATCGACCAAGTTTTCCACTAGCGAACCATGGCGCTGCAAGGTGACAACCGGCTCCACCCCCGCCTCGGCCAGTTGCTTCGCGCCGTCTTCGAGCAAGGCCTTTCCCCGAAGCCGGGCCACGCGAGCGTGGGCCTCATCCAGCTCCACCAACTGCTGCAGCAACTCCTGACCCGCGTCGAAGCCAATGCTGCCGGTGAGGTCGGCAGCGGGCCGCGATTCCTCCCGCTCAATCACGTGCACGAGGGTCACACCCCAGCCGGTCTTCCCAGCCACCCAGGCCGCGTGTTGATGGAGGCTGGCCGCGTAGAGGGAGCCGTCGGTGCAGGCAAGGAGGTGAGACATGAGCAGAGGGGGAAGGCCAACTAATGATCCATCAGGCGGGCTTCCGCATCCGGTTTGTCATGGATCGCTAACTTACCGACGAGCGTGGCACTGGCTTCGTTCATTCCGAGCACCTCCACCTCGGTGCCTTCGCGGCGGAATTTGAGGACGACTTTGTCTAAGGCGCCGACTGAGGTGAGGTCCCAGAAGTGCGCGTGCGAGACGTCGATCACCACCTTGGAAAGCACTTCCCGGAAATCAAAGGCCTCGATAAAGCGATCCGAAGAAGCAAAAAACAGCTGCCCTCGTGCGGTGTAAGTCCGTGTTTCACTCCCTGCATCCAACTGACTCGTCACAACCATCAATTGGGAAACTTGTCGCGCAAAGAAGATCGCGCTCATCAGCACGCCCACGCCCACACCGATGGCAAGGTTGTGCGACCAAATCACCGTCACGACGGTCGCAATCATGACAGCGCTGGAAGACTTAGGGTGGACGGCCAGATTCTTGAAGGATGACCAACTGAAAGTCCCGATCGACACCATGACCATCACGGCCACGAGCGCCGGCATGGGAATCTGCTTCACCCAAGGGCCGCAGAGCACGCAGAGAATGATGAGGACCACTCCCGCCACCAGGGTGGAGAGTCGCGTCCGGCCCCCGGACTTCACATTGATGACCGATTGCCCGATCATGGCGCAGCCCGCCATGCCGCCGAAGAAGCTCGTGATCATGTTGGCCAGCCCTTGGCCGCGGGCCTCGCGGTTTTTATCGCTCGGCGTGTCCGTGAGATCGTCCACGATCTGGGCCGTCATGAGCGATTCCAATAGGCCCACACCGGCGATGCTGACCGAGTAGGGAAGGATGATGAAAAAGGTGGCCCACGTCACGGGGACCTCAATCCAGGCGAACGATGGCAAAGCTGTAGGCAGCTGCCCCAGGTCCCCCACCGTCCGCAAATCCAAGCCACCCCAAACGGCGATCAGCGTCAGCACCACAATCGCCACTAGGGGCGAAGGGACCGCTTTGGTAAGCCTCGGTAGAAGGTAAATGATGGCCAAGCCCCCTCCCACCATGGCGTAGCTAATCCAGTTGACCTTGGCGATCGAGAGATCCAATTCGGGGAGCTGAGCCAAGAAAATGAGGATGGCCAGCGCGTTGACAAAGCCGGTCATGACCGACTTGGAGACAAAGCGCATGACTTCGCTGACCCGGCAAAATCCCAGGATGAGCTGGATGACGCCGGCTAAGAGCGTGGCGGCAAAGAGATACTGGACGCCGTGATCTTCCACCAAGCCCTTGACCAAGAGGGCGGTGGCGGCAGTGGCGGCCGAGATCATTCCGGGACGGCCCCCGGCAAAGGCGATCGTGACGGCGATGAGGAAGGAGGCGTAGAGCCCCACTTGCGGGTCCACTCCCGCGATGATGGAAAACGCGATGGCCTCCGGGATCAAGGCCAAGGCCACGACCAAGCCGGCCAAGATATCGCCTCTGAGATTGGAAAACCAGTGATGGGAAAGACGCTCTAAACTCAAAAGTCGATTGGCTGGTGCTGGGCGGGGCTTGGGGACGGGAGGGCCGCTATCGTGGCACGCTTCCAGATTTGCGCCAGCCTCAAATCCGCCTCACAAAACCCAGCCCAAACGGAGGAATTCCACAATTTCCAATTGGAGCGGGCCCGGTCTCTCGGGCAAGCCGGGCGTGACCCGCAAACGGAGAATCATTCGCTGCTTCATGTCCTCCATGACTTTCTCCAGCTGCGCACTTTTGACCGCCTTGGCCGCTGCCGAGTCTTTCATGGCGTAAGCAAAGCCCGCGGCATCCCCGCTGGCCATTTCAAAGCGGAGGCAGAACCACTCTTCGCTCTCGAGGAACTCATAATTGAAATAGTTCCCGGGGGTCGCCAAAACACGCAGAGCGACCCCGTCTGGCCAATACTCGGGTGCAGCCAAATACTCTTCCAGCGAGGGCGAGTTGTGCCCCAAGTAGGCTGCCACATCCACTTTGGGGCCCAGGTCCGTAGCCACGACGGGGATTCGCAAGACTTCCTCGCTCAAAGGATCGCCAATCTGAAAATAAAAGTAGGGCGCACGCAGTGAGGTTTTCTGAAATTCCAAGACGGAGGTCACCTGGGCCTC
This region of Verrucomicrobiota bacterium genomic DNA includes:
- a CDS encoding universal stress protein, which codes for MSHLLACTDGSLYAASLHQHAAWVAGKTGWGVTLVHVIEREESRPAADLTGSIGFDAGQELLQQLVELDEAHARVARLRGKALLEDGAKQLAEAGVEPVVTLQRHGSLVENLVDLEEDASLVIIGKRGEHADFAKGHIGSNLERVVRSSQIPVLVASRAFQPIQKVLIAFDRGPSALKAVHFAATNPLFEELKITLLSTGRENESLERELQNVATGLRGAHRRVEAEFVVGDPEETIAAEVEARGIDLLVMGAYGHSRIRQLIIGSTTTALLRTCHVPVLLFR
- a CDS encoding TonB-dependent receptor, coding for MKQQTGSAAFVDAEEFRRQGYTNVNRILQRIPGVYVREEDGYGNFINISIRGADGTRSEKVTIMEDGILSAPAPYSAPAAYYNPKTARMAGIEVLKGSSQVRYGPHTTGGVINFLSTPVPEERSGYLRYTFGSDNTQLIHGWYGDVFETDFGKFGFVAEWHGQSTDGYRSIPGVDQDTGFDLYEPMLKIYWEPKTSFEQRFEFKVGYTDFDADESYLGLAESDLDRNPYSRYLGSALDNFDSDHLRLYLRWTGRPTDNLSLESTAYYNRFNRNWFRIDHVGTTQNPAVDSRGRIVGRSDLHLALLENGNAFLPVLRGDAPGAYGIRASNRSYASLGIQNAATYTLSTGPVDHALTGGFRFHHDYVDRFQWVDIYNTDGNGNLTLARSGTPGDESDRRQETTAASIFLQDEVTWNKLKVVPGVRFEFLDYDLNERGVGESGNLDTWAAGISASYELTDESLLFGGIHRGISTPGPAEFFSRGIEVEESIGYELGIRHSKEDYFYAELVGFLTDFENLVGTDAGLGAALSNSVNAGEATTWGFEGTVSYDYAAQKGWGFGLPAYFNATFTSAELESALSSGGGDGIFAGGTAGADIPYVPAWTLAAGIALQYEKFAFNVDAIWVDETFGTAANLDGPVTTSRQGKTDSYFLLDLSASYAINKYLTILGGIQNVFDTEYVSSRLPEGPRVGAPRSLYAGFETRF
- a CDS encoding Gfo/Idh/MocA family oxidoreductase, whose translation is MSSQALQVGFVGGGPRAMEHLSGLRSLAGEIQVSFLCDVSEAALERAKSLLPGTALGTDLDALVKSHPCDLLVLCLPPFASRKKIAASLGQAPHLRAILVEKPAAASVALAEEAFGKLTIPVFLCHQMRLLPWFEAFQNQVAVLRQRGPVEFQGNCLGKLFDQGIHLLDLVYSLVGSLPEEVSQVIAEEDPARVSAQAPVPANWRVDRKHPGPVQTNIQAQWTSGDSLSFSCGPNGAPDWLDKKLRVQQGEDWVEITTDGVRHGGPFFAETENIQGSTQEYLGATTSCYREIRRWLLEEGEAPRLPRLQDHLPQMSWCENIERFPQKERLPKPHWIRENQTTPQIGVVIPLSDHRNMAPICVRSWTQGQEAAPDDFQLILIANRDTRELGESLRPFLRDHDLILQTEQPSAALGQGDMEEYVAGIEATDSEWLFLTEPHCEAPPELTAEIRHYFENNEAAGFCSSCTDGYATPWGRMEALFFGEGFHDWRQPGHWAKMVIRGFGIRRKAYELAGGLRLDYGRFSEWLLAGDLHRQGLYIAHAPGVRVIHHYTPDKIYLDEAIEEFVKGQAKYLLDVPEDDRLPYFPNPPLDFPGALDWRELERKAVKLAGHKRAGWLPSLSPVQKAALTRDWNAWLVRLLAWWNPKGALPFFARYYEAQTLRCLLHYLELASRNASPAARLGDEQRWEAQESGIPLLPGMFQKENYQGKAFHWAKPVFGIPLTISPQAKTLELSALPLVKANGKGSPALLCSLSPEKKIEAEVERDDDLIKFQFDLSQIERAESSQDCWVGIMSQPIEAASPETRELALPVTSISLVS
- a CDS encoding ABC transporter ATP-binding protein; amino-acid sequence: MRFRLFEKQELAHLKRSAKYIKPFKKLLILALVFGAIAGPFNALMLFVFKAIIDFALIGEITAEGPAGKIVEAAATEAEDSASGLWGVMGVCGIIPLMMAGRGLLTYLNRYFMILVSNKALQEIRREVYEKLMAQSLKFFNQRKSGHLIQTLFNQSQMLSKAGVTLVVDAVKHPVAILSYVVALFSADWMFAICALFVFPLCMFPVIYFGNRVRHSGRNEEEQAGQLLVRIQESMAGIKLIKSYAREPYEEGRFQEASDGMIRMQMRWTKALEIVPPLVETVASLGIAAGLVYASSVGMEANDFWFRYITLIAMYPHVKAFSRLQIQTKRFMIAANGVFSVIDAPVSVEDDPEAKPASPEAASIRFDEVTFSYSKKVSAVKNFTFDFQKNCRYALVGESGAGKSTLFSLILRFYDPRKGNIFLDEENLREIKQRELRKLVAFVSQDSFLFHDTIENNIRYGKLDATREEIEEAARKAHAHDFILAQEEGYETIVGDKGTKLSGGQQQRVSIARAFLKDAPILLLDEATSALDSESEQRIKEALDRLAEGKTVIAIAHRLATVLNSDCILFMKEGRLFSHGSHHQLVESCDGYRRVVELQFAQTV
- a CDS encoding sulfotransferase domain-containing protein, which translates into the protein MFSVFGLKQFLGYHHIDYARQISAGEITQAQQIVFHPKGHVYGPLRLSAIPATNSEKEPTQEYWYLIRQAATSEFVAGKRCLFFVRDPRDIIVSAYFSFRYSHRESTVPEIAERQRKSRAYLLSLSIDDYALGYSSRLQENFQLAAELIENANEALLLRYEDMIEDWETFAERLSEFVPVKTGALEELRERSRPKTVEEVGGHQRSGKTQQFREHLSRVTLTQLNQTFAETLVRFGYPSS
- a CDS encoding sulfotransferase domain-containing protein, with the protein product MPLPEGFLSALQPTDSFLVCFPRSGSRWLRLLLSDIVNQLLDRDPSGLYDTQLEVETGTLRYQSNCLEAKEVIPNGYVDPRELPVELSGLIDPIFKSHNFTQLSSRPSARILYLFRKPENCLFSHYHYLLKKKHPSTLEQTLSEFFLQWFPVWTKHVSAVTLKATPDPSPFALVQYQDEIPFSCQQLRLAARFLHLDYSSGMEKAAFDRFSCFLTTLNQSGEHSYPRCQNIDLSDLLETPALREVWARSRAAFEKASRLATQHLRSDGEERRS